A DNA window from Vigna angularis cultivar LongXiaoDou No.4 chromosome 1, ASM1680809v1, whole genome shotgun sequence contains the following coding sequences:
- the LOC108323773 gene encoding uncharacterized protein LOC108323773 produces MWWMMGEAGGNYSSKKTDDLCSNVCGQESSQVSSMSRIRCILRGLDVKTYIFMFAVVPMCIFGFYIHGQKISYFLRPLWEKAPKPFNVIPHYYNENVTMENLCRLHGWGVREYPRRVYDAVLFSNELEILTLRWRELYPYITDFVLLESNSTFTGLPKPLVFQSNREQFKFIEPRLTYGTIGGRFKKGENPFVEEAYQRVALDQLLKIAGISDDDLLIMSDVDEIPSAHTINLLRWCDEVPSILHLQLKNYLYSFEFRVDDKSWRASIHRYQTGKTRYAHYRQSDDMLADAGWHCSFCFRRISDFIFKMKAYSHYDRVRFSHYLNPDRIQKVICKGADLFDMLPEEYTFKDIIGKMGPIPHSYSAVHLPAFLLENAEKYKFLLPGNCKREK; encoded by the exons ATGTGGTGGATGATGGGCGAGGCTGGAGGGAATTACTCTTCTAAGAAGACCGATGATCTGTGCAGCAATGTTTGTGGCCAG GAATCAAGTCAAGTTTCAAGCATGTCAAGGATTCGTTGCATTCTGCGTGGTTTGGATGTTAAAACCTACATCTTCATGTTTGCCGTTGTCCCAATGTGCATCTTTGGATTCTATATACATGGGCAAAAGATCTCTTACTTTCTGAGGCCCCTATGGGAAAAAGCACCAAAGCCTTTCAATGTCATCCCTCATTACTATAACGAAAATGTCACCATGGAGAATCTCTGCAGACTTCATGGCTGGGGAGTCCGGGAATATCCTAGACGTGTTTATGATGCTGTGTTGTTTAGTAATGAGTTGGAAATACTAACCTTGCGATGGAGAGAACTGTACCCTTACATAACTGATTTTGTTCTCCTTGAATCAAATTCTACGTTTACCGGATTGCCCAAACCTCTGGTTTTCCAAAGCAATAGGGAGCAGTTCAAATTTATCGAGCCACGATTAACTTATGGTACTATTGGTGGGAGATTTAAGAAGGGAGAAAACCCATTTGTTGAGGAGGCATATCAGCGTGTAGCATTGGACCAGCTCCTCAAGATAGCTGGTATTAGTGATGATGACTTGTTGATTATGTCTGATGTGGATGAGATACCAAGCGCTCACACTATTAATCTCCTGAGGTGGTGTGATGAAGTACCCTCAATCCTTCATCTGCAGCTGAAAAACTATCTCTATTCATTTGAATTTCGCGTTGATGATAAGAGTTGGAGGGCTTCAATTCACAGGTATCAGACTGGGAAGACAAGGTATGCACATTATCGCCAATCTGATGACATGCTGGCCGATGCTGGCTGGCATTGTAGCTTTTGCTTCCGTCGGATCAGTGATTTCATTTTTAAGATGAAAGCCTACAGCCACTATGATAGAGTCAGATTCTCTCACTATTTAAATCCTGATAGAATTCAGAAGGTAATATGCAAAGGTGCTGATTTGTTTGATATGCTGCCGGAGGAGTACACTTTCAAGGATATCATTGGCAAAATGGGACCAATACCACATTCCTATTCTGCAGTTCATCTTCCTGCTTTTCTTCTGGAAAATGCTGAGAAGTATAAATTCCTTTTGCCTGGaaattgcaaaagagaaaaatga
- the LOC128195018 gene encoding uncharacterized protein LOC128195018 — protein MAYENNNWNHYGWRRPSEEYPRHQKGHVAFRDIYEDTVAEAEANNFEQSYETTGFNHNHRAYKSVDQEADAFILYEHNRMEMARLMSTRDA, from the coding sequence atggcATACGAAAACAACAACTGGAACCATTATGGGTGGCGAAGGCCCTCTGAGGAGTACCCTAGGCATCAGAAGGGTCATGTGGCATTCAGAGACATCTATGAAGACACTGTAGCTGAAGCAGAAGCCAATAACTTTGAGCAAAGTTATGAAACTACTGGGTTTAACCATAATCACAGAGCTTATAAAAGCGTGGATCAAGAAGCTGATGCCTTTATTCTGTATGAGCACAATAGGATGGAAATGGCTAGGCTCATGTCAACAAGGGATGCTTGA